TGAGACAGGGAAATGTTTTGTTTGCATTCGGCGCAGGCTTCAGTTTTCATATTCTAAATTCTCCTTAATCTTTTGTTCGTTTATCCATTCCGAAAATTCTCCTTCCAATCTGTTGTCTTGCAAGAATGCGTCCATGATGGCCGAGCGACTCAAAAGGCTTTCGATAATCTCAAAATGATTTCTTCTGCTTCCGTCCTTTTTGTAGAGTTTTGAAAGAAGAATTCCTCTTCTCAATAATGTGATCCGTTGTCTAATCTGAATCATTCTCCGTATTCCTCCTCTATGATATATTCAAGAATTCTAATTAATTCTTGAATTTTGTTCGGATCATTCTCACAGATCTGAACGATGTCATTCTTAACTAGGAAAAGCGAGGTGACCGCTTTATCCGACATCTCGGAATGATCGTCCCATCTCCAATCGAAGGTGGGAAATTGATCCTTGACGAATTCGGCGATTTGTCCGATCATTTTGTCTTCAATGTCCGCAAGGACGATCGGATCCAAATTATCGCGAAATAAACTTCTTTTTATATCGATTGTAGTCGATTCAACTTCTCTCATTATGCGGCTCTCCTTGATTTACGTTTGTAGGATCTCGGTTGACGATCCATACGAAACGGAACATTCCATTTTTTGAATGCTTCTCTGATCTCAGTGTAAGAATGTTGTCCGTTTAAACTCTTAGAAAGATAGTCGTAGTTGACTTCAGCCTCTCTTGCGAATTTCGCTAAGGTTTTCATTCGAAGTGTGATACAGATGAAATCCTTACACTCGTCTCCATTCGTGATGATCATTAAGCCTCCTTTTTGTGATTGCGATTTCGCTTCCGTCTGCGAGGTTTGGGTAGTGCGATTGACCGAACCCCGTTCCGAAAGCGAAATGAATCTGGGCGGGTCCAGTCCCGCCTGAAATGACCATACGTTAAAAATGTATTTTGGTCAAGTAAAAAATACGGTAAAAATGTATAAAGCGGATAAAAAATTTCCTGAGCGGTTGAAGAAGCTTATCGAAACGTTGGGATTGTCTCAGGCGGAATTTGCAAGATCGGTCGAGTTAAAGCCCGCGTTTATCAGCGATCTTATCAACGAAAGAGCTAAAAGTTTCTCACAAGATTCTTTATTACGACTTCGAATGGAGCACAGCGTAAACCCGCTTTGGCTGATAGCAGGAGAAGGGGAAATGTTGATTTCCGACGCAGAGATGAAGTCGGATCGTGAAACCGATCGCTATCGAACGATCTTACGAAAGATAAGAGCGAGACCGCAAATTGAAGAGTTATTGGAAAATCTTTTAGAAGTTCCGGATTCAGAATTAGAAGCGTTAAACGTAGTAATTGAAAAATTCCGCCGTAAGAAATAATTATTTTTTTTCGAGAGTTGCGAATACTTTGCTTACGATTTCAAGCGCGTACGTATGTCTGAGAACTTGGATCGGCTCCGGAGATACTTGAAAGTCGTATTCGAACTTTTTAAGAGTCTCTTCCACTTCCCAAAAAAGATAATCGCGTAAATCTTTCGTAGTCTCCAAATTCTTGCTCCAACAATGTCGCTATATATATGTTTAGTATATTTTTTACCCCTGACAAAATCCATCCTTAATCCGAAAGTGTGGCTCTTTTTTGTTCACTTTGAATCAGTTTTTGGAAATTCTATGAAAAGAATCCTTGTATAAACCAAAATGACAATAATTTCAATATGTCTCATTATCAGCTAAGAATTGGCATTCGTAAGAATCCGCATTCTATCCGAGCAGACAAGTTCTGAGTTTAGAAAAAAATTTTGAAAACGAGTTCGTCCGCTTTTGAGTTTCCTCGAAATCATAGAAAACCTTTCTATTCTTAAATAATAACTCCGCTTTGTTCTATGCAATTGACGACGAAAGAAATGGGACCTTATCTTTAGAAATAGTAAATTGCAAAATTAGAATATTCTAAAAATATACTATATTTTGCTTGAATGGAATTTTCTTTTTGGGACCCAGCTTTACTCTATTAATAACTACTTGACAAAATGAGCGGTATCAAAATAAACCTGGTTTCTATGTCACAGATAAAAGGTAATATAAGAAACGGTTCTTTATTAAAGAGTGTTCAACCCGCTCTTGCGATAGACGAAAGGACGCCAAAGGAAGAACAAGAACTATTAATTTCAAAATATAAGAATAATGTGTTAAAAACAAAGGAAGCGGCTAAGTATCTAAATCTTCCAGTAAGAACGTTCACACAATATGTGATCGATCATGAAATTCCTTTCATACAATGGAGCCCGCGAGTTCGGAGATTTTTTGTTTCCGATCTTGATAAGGTTGCTCTTTCTTTAAGAACGAAAAAGCAAATCTATTAAACCGAAATCGATTTTCGGTCCCAATTCCCCGTAGATCTTTTTCCCCACTGCTCACAAAAAATAGCGGCAGATTCGACGGATAAGATCGTGTTAACACCTTGGAGGCGAATGAAATCCGTGTTATTCTCTCTTCACAATCGGAAGCGATTGAGTAGCATTTCAGCCCGCCACCGTGCGGGTCATTTTTTTGAGAGGAAGAATGGAGAATTCAAAATTGAGTCAGATTAAACTTGGGATCAAAGATTTTCTCGTGATCCTCGGTTTTCTAATCTCCGCCGTATTTCAATATAACACGATGTATAAGGACCATGAAATTCGCATCGTAAAGATCGAGACCGAGATGACCTCCATATCCAAGGACTTAGCTGAGATTAAAGCCGATGTAAAAGATTTAATTAAGCTGACTTCTGCAAGAGGAAGGAAAAGCGAATGAAATTTCTTTGGCACGACGACCGAAGCGGAAGAAGATCGGATACGACTCTTCGTACTTGGATTGTTTTCTTTTTAGTAATCTTTTATTTGATGGCGCTCTGCGTTTTGTCCATCGTCTCTCCGGATTCTTTGAGAGCATTACACATGGATCTCATTCAATGGCTCATTATTTTTTACGGAACCGTTGGGAGTTTATATCTGGGTAAACGGGTGAACGAAGATCTAAATTCCAAAAGTAAAGTTTTTGAGAATGTTTTGAATAAGGTCAACGAGCCAAAGGATCCGGATTCTTTCGGAAAATACGACGTTGAAAGTAGGAAGTTATGAGTTCATTTCTTCTTTGGTGGAACCTACTTCCACTCAAAACAAAAGTTTATGCAATTCTAATATTTGGAACTTTGCTAGTTCTGACTTTCGTAAGAGGTAGAGCCATCGTTTCCCACATCATTTATGGAGGAGAGTATGATGAAGTTCAAGAAATTCAATTGTCTCCCGGCTCTGATTATGATTCTGATTGCGTGCCAGAGCCAAGGAAATCGTGTCCGTGAGCAAAGAAATGACGAGTGTAAGGGGAGTTTTCGTTCTAACGGTTTTAGTTTGGTTAAACCCGTTGAAACCGGAGGAACGCCGGCGATACAAATCAACGATGAATGGTATGTGACATCAAAAAGATACAATGCCTATCGTCTTCACGCAAAAGATCTTTCTCGTTGTCTTTACAGAGAACAATGCGTTCGAAAATGGACCGAGTGGGAAAGGGATTGCGCGGAAGATCGAATTAAAATTTTAGAATCAAGTCTACTTCCCGGTATTTTCTCGATCCGTAGTAGTTGCGTTATCAATCAACCAGTTTGTTAAACGAAGAGGAAATAAAAATGATCTCTCATATATCTCATCCGATTGCGCCTTGGAACCCTCAGAGAAAGGATCCTACCACACCTCTTCTTTTTCTTCGCGACTATCAGCAGTGTATGGGAAATGTTTTTCAGGACTTTATCGTCTACATCGGTTTGATTTATAGGATTCCGGATTTTATTCGTTTAACAACTTACAACTACTACGCTCTTTTAGAAGATTGGGTGATTAAAAATCGTAAGAACGTTTACGATTCTTTTGATCATGCGGAACACTTCAATCGATTGATGAATGCGAATGAAATTCCGTTTCGAATCGTCAAAAAGAAGGGTGATAAGTATGAGCTTTGCAAGTATTTTGAAGTCGGAAACTATCCTTG
This is a stretch of genomic DNA from Leptospira tipperaryensis. It encodes these proteins:
- a CDS encoding LIC13344 family protein — protein: MREVESTTIDIKRSLFRDNLDPIVLADIEDKMIGQIAEFVKDQFPTFDWRWDDHSEMSDKAVTSLFLVKNDIVQICENDPNKIQELIRILEYIIEEEYGE
- a CDS encoding helix-turn-helix domain-containing protein; translation: MYKADKKFPERLKKLIETLGLSQAEFARSVELKPAFISDLINERAKSFSQDSLLRLRMEHSVNPLWLIAGEGEMLISDAEMKSDRETDRYRTILRKIRARPQIEELLENLLEVPDSELEALNVVIEKFRRKK
- a CDS encoding helix-turn-helix domain-containing protein, coding for MSQIKGNIRNGSLLKSVQPALAIDERTPKEEQELLISKYKNNVLKTKEAAKYLNLPVRTFTQYVIDHEIPFIQWSPRVRRFFVSDLDKVALSLRTKKQIY